From Rutidosis leptorrhynchoides isolate AG116_Rl617_1_P2 chromosome 3, CSIRO_AGI_Rlap_v1, whole genome shotgun sequence, a single genomic window includes:
- the LOC139895656 gene encoding 25.3 kDa vesicle transport protein SEC22-1: MVKLTLVARMNDGLPISQGPIDDRDQDYNLKKHAEFLIHEIFMASLPPSATTIFLHPRCCFNYTVKNGICFITLCDVSYPRKLAFHYLEDLQKEFEKFDQQLVNQITQPYTFLKFDNVIRKISRQYIDTRTQANLSKLNANHKQELDIITEQMATVVERRRRSDIMDRMMKAHKSNSPVWGSKTLEVIAVKWTPITVIIVLTVLLLWSSFKL; the protein is encoded by the exons ATGGTGAAGCTAACATTAGTTGCAAGGATGAATGATGGATTGCCCATTTCACAAGGACCGATTGACGATCGAGATCAAGATTACAACTTGAAGAAACACGCAGAGTTTTTGATTCATGAAATCTTCATGGCTTCATTGCCACCTTCCGCCACCACCATCTTCCTCCATCCACGTTGCTGCTTCAA CTACACGGTGAAGAATGGAATTTGCTTCATTACTTTATGTGATGTTTCCTATCCAAGAAAACTTGCATTTCACTACCTTGAAGATCTGCAAAAGGAGTTTGAAAAGTTTGATCAACAACTTGTTAACCAAATAACCCAACCATACACCTTTCTCAAATTTG ATAACGTTATTCGGAAAATCAGTAGACAATATATCGATACAAGGACTCAAGCGAATTTGTCTAAGCTAAATGCTAACCACAAACAAGAACTCGATATCATTACTGAACAAATGGCAACAGTTGTGGAAAGAAGAAGGAGATCAG ATATCATGGACAGAATGATGAAAGCACATAAAAGTAATTCCCCCGTGTGGGGATCCAAGACTCTAGAG GTCATTGCAGTGAAATGGACTCCGATCACAGTCATTATTGTTCTTACCGTACTTCTTTTGTGGAGCAGCTTCAAACTTTAG